From Anopheles arabiensis isolate DONGOLA chromosome 3, AaraD3, whole genome shotgun sequence, a single genomic window includes:
- the LOC120902300 gene encoding retinal dehydrogenase 2-like produces MANPNQEIKYTKIFINNQFVDAVSGKTFPTVNPSTGKKLADIAEGDKADVELAVKAAKTAFVRTSTWRQMDASARGALLWKLSTLMERDANVLASLESLDNGKPFPNAMYDVQGSIKTFRYYAGLADKVGGDTIPSDGPHFTYTRKEPVGVVGQIIPWNYPLAMLAWKWGPALAAGCTIVMKPAEQTPLTALYMAALSKEAGFPDGVINVVPGYGPTAGGAISSHPEIRKVAFTGSVEVGKIIMAAAATSNLKKVSLELGGKSPLVICEDANVDQAAMIAYMAVFENQGQCCIAATRTFVHESIYDQFVQKASELAKARKVGNPFTEGTVHGPQIDDTQYKKILGYIEVGQKEGAKLVTGGKTVGNEGYFIEPTIFANVTDDMTIAKEEIFGPVQSIIKYRTLDEAIERANNTSFGLAAGIVTNDINKALTFSHAVEAGSVWVNTYLAVVNQAPFGGYKQSGIGRELGKDSLEGYLETKSVSIRLPAKI; encoded by the exons ATGGCGAACCCGAATCAGGAAATTAAGTACACCAAG ATCTTCATCAACAACCAGTTTGTGGATGCAGTAAGTGGAAAGACCTTTCCCACGGTGAATCCATCCACTGGCAAGAAACTGGCCGACATTGCCGAAGGTGATAAGGCCGATGTTGAATTGGCAGTGAAAGCAGCCAAGACTGCCTTTGTACGCACGTCCACTTGGCGCCAGATGGATGCCTCTGCCAGGGGTGCTCTGCTCTGGAAGCTGTCTACCCTGATGGAACGTGACGCTAATGTGCTCGCTTCGCTTGAATCGCTGGACAATGGAAAACCATTCCCAAATGCCATGTACGATGTGCAGGGTTCGATCAAAACGTTCCGATACTATGCCGGGCTGGCTGACAAGGTCGGGGGTGATACGATCCCATCGGATGGACCTCATTTCACGTACACGCGCAAAGAACCCGTCGGTGTGGTGGGACAGATTATTCCCTGGAACTATCCGCTAGCTATGTTGGCATGGAAATGGGGACCGGCTCTGGCCGCTGGCTGCACGATTGTCATGAAGCCGGCCGAACAAACGCCGCTGACCGCTCTGTACATGGCGGCGTTATCGAAGGAAGCTGGCTTCCCGGATGGTGTTATCAATGTTGTGCCTGGCTACGGTCCGACGGCTGGTGGAGCCATCAGCTCTCATCCGGAGATTCGTAAGGTTGCCTTCACTGGTTCGGTTGAAGTAGGAAAGATAAttatggcagcagcagccactaGCAATCTGAAGAAGGTTTCTCTGGAGCTGGGTGGCAAGAGTCCGCTCGTCATCTGCGAAGATGCTAATG TTGACCAGGCGGCTATGATTGCCTACATGGCAGTGTTCGAGAACCAGGGACAGTGTTGTATTGCGGCTACGCGTACCTTTGTACACGAGAGCATCTACGATCAGTTCGTCCAGAAAGCGAGCGAACTGGCAAAGGCGCGCAAAGTTGGCAACCCGTTCACGGAAGGAACTGTTCACGGGCCACAGATCGATGATACGCAGTACAAGAAGATCCTCGGCTACATCGAGGTCGGTCAGAAGGAGGGTGCGAAACTGGTCACTGGAGGCAAGACGGTCGGCAACGAGGGCTACTTCATTGAGCCTACGATTTTTGCCAACGTCACGGACGACATGACAATCGCGAAGGAAGAAATATTCGGCCCGGTGCAGAGCATTATCAAATATCGCACACTGGATGAGGCGATCGAACGCGCCAACAATACCTCGTTTGGATTGGCCGCTGGTATTGTCACGAATGACATCAACAAGGCTCTCACATTCAGCCATGCGGTGGAAGCTGGGTCCGTTTGGGTCAACACTTACCTGGCCGTAGTAAACCAGGCTCCGTTCGGCGGTTACAAGCAGTCCGGCATTGGGCGTGAGCTGGGCAAAGACTCGCTCGAAGGTTACCTGGAGACAAAATCCGTCTCCATCCGACTTCCAGCTAAAATTTAA
- the LOC120902304 gene encoding trans-1,2-dihydrobenzene-1,2-diol dehydrogenase-like, with protein sequence MGSPLRWGIASAGKISHDFVNAVGTLPAADHQVVAVAARKLLDAEKFATLHGIERAYEGYQALAKDPNVDVVYIGAVNNAHYELGVLMLQHGKHVLCEKPLYLNEGQSKRLVKLASERNLFLMEAIWSRFFPFYRQLRERIDRGELGEIREVEVEFGFVLSDVDRLRLKSLGGGTVLDLGVYTIQVCLWAFGGKAPEKVVSSGVTNDEGVDLEVTAELHFPGGGIGRMKTSALRELKNTAVVRGSKGSVTLHGFWCPQLLIDVDGKELVDTLPNARHPFNFTNSCGLRYEAEEVRQCIVAGRLQSASVSHVDSLLIARIQDQIRKQVGVVFAEDAQFAV encoded by the exons ATGGGATCGCCACTTCGATGGGGAATTGCTAGCGCTGGGAAGATCTCGCACGATTTCGTGAATGCTGTCGGAACGCTGCCAGCGGCAGACCATCAGGTAGTAGCTGTAGCTGCTCGAAAGCTGCTGGATGCTGAAAAATTTGCCACTCTCCATGGTATTGAACGGGCATACGAAGGCTATCAGGCGTTGGCGAAAGATCCAAACGTAG ATGTCGTTTACATTGGGGCAGTTAATAACGCACACTACGAGCTCGGAGTGCTGATGTTACAGCACGGCAAGCATGTGCTGTGCGAAAAACCGCTCTATCTGAACGAAGGCCAATCGAAACGGCTCGTCAAGCTGGCAAGTGAACGGAATCTCTTCCTCATGGAAGCTATCTGGTCCCGATTTTTCCCGTTTTATCGTCAGCTACGCGAGCGCATTGACCGTGGGGAGCTGGGAGAGATTCGCGAGGTGGAGGTAGAGTTTGGGTTCGTACTGTCCGATGTCGATCGCTTGCGGCTCAAGAGTCTCGGCGGAGGCACCGTACTGGATCTGGGAGTATACACGATACAGGTGTGTCTGTGGGCGTTCGGTGGAAAAGCACCGGAAAAAGTGGTGTCGTCTGGTGTGACCAACGACGAGGGCGTTGATTTGGAGGTAACGGCTGAGCTGCATTTTCCCGGCGGAGGTATTGGGCGTATGAAAACGAGCGCTCTGCGGGAGCTAAAGAATACTGCCGTAGTTCGTGGCAGTAAAGGCAGTGTAACG CTACACGGCTTCTGGTGTCCACAGTTACTCATCGATGTTGACGGCAAGGAACTAGTAGACACGCTTCCCAACGCTCGGCATCCGTTCAATTTTACTAACAGTTGTGGTTTACGGTACGAGGCAGAGGAAGTGCGCCAGTGCATTGTAGCTGGCCGATTGCAATCGGCGTCTGTATCACATGTGGACAGTTTGCTAATTGCCCGCATCCAGGACCAAATTCGAAAGCAGGTTGGCGTAGTTTTCGCGGAAGATGCGCAGTTTGCTGTTTAA